A window of Mytilus edulis chromosome 10, xbMytEdul2.2, whole genome shotgun sequence contains these coding sequences:
- the LOC139493077 gene encoding stabilizer of axonemal microtubules 4-like isoform X2 has protein sequence MGPLPQGSRNLHIKASQGPDINMMKFYITQNSTTYGRYHEKFKPRTGRHTGTGYSANFRPAVYYNQRLDQSDNPTLADICSKNYHTVTEIAYQPYKENSGREPLPGNVHQVGSGFVRQKPITFSKDADGPQYMLSETSKRFRGDQPDRMDVSMKTVGDPEGTGFTHAYNVEPITYYPGDPHKNDRPRWQTHRPTGITIMKTDFLRSEYPHGDEPLPNLASGSERGTGFTREKAKPLYVHRNPIDAYDRADDIPGLRLQRTKKSDPADYLNMTNPNNHSSITKDIFKGQQRPSQNEADRLERTGVGKQELSGYSENNDRFVAVNDDYRRFTTHYMTRFGPDPTPVGKDREGHTRGEIQRQKPDGFTKSTSVHSYGQDIHSTDTLRRLEPYVARSMKARDVFYDDHTHDAKMNRSLTVF, from the exons ATGGGTCCTTTACCACAAGGAAGTAGAAATCTCCATATCAAGGCCAGCCAAGGTCCAGATATAAACATGATGAAATTTTACATCACACAAAATTCTACCACTTATGGTAGATACCATGAAAAATTTAAACCAAGAACTGGCAGACATACTGGGACTGGTTACTCTGCCAACTTCCGACCTGCCGTATATTACAACCAACGTCTGGATCAATCTGATAACCCAACTCTAGC AGATATTTGTTCCAAGAACTACCACACTGTTACAGAGATTGCATACCAACCGTACAAGGAAAACAGTGGTAGAGAACCGTTACCTGGAAATGTCCATCAAGTGGGGTCAGGATTTGTACGACAGAAACCAATCACATTTTCTAAAGATGCTGAT GGTCCTCAGTATATGTTATCAGAGACATCAAAGAGATTCAGGGGAGATCAACCAGATAGAA TGGATGTATCAATGAAGACTGTTGGTGACCCAGAGGGTACAGGATTTACACATGCCTATAATGTAGAACCCATCACATATTACCCAGGTGATCCACATAAAAATGATAGACCT AGATGGCAGACACACAGACCAACAGGGATTACTATAATGAAGACAGATTTCCTTAGATCAGAATATCCACAT gGAGATGAGCCATTACCAAACCTGGCTTCAGGGTCTGAGAGAGGGACAGGATTCACAAGAGAAAAAGCAAAACCATTGTATGTCCACAGAAATCCTATTGAT gcTTATGATAGAGCTGATGATATTCCTGGTCTCAGGTTACAGAGAACAAAGAAATCAGACCCAGCTGATTATCTGAATATGACAAATCCAAACAATCATTCCAG CATtacaaaagatatatttaaagGTCAACAAAGGCCAAGTCAGAATGAGGCTGATAGACTAGAGAGAACTGGTGTAGGGAAACAGGAGTTATCTGGATACAGTGAAAATAATGATAGATTTGTAGCTGTTAATGATGATTATAGACGATTTACAACACATTACATGACCAG GTTTGGTCCAGATCCCACACCTGTAGGTAAAGATCGTGAAGGTCATACTCGTGGAGAAATACAACGGCAAAAACCAGATGGATTTACTAAGAGTACATCTGTCCATTCTTATGGTCAAGATATACACAGCACAGATACTCTCAGAAGACTCGAGCCATATGTAGCAAG gAGTATGAAAGCCAGAGATGTGTTTTACGATGACCATACACATGATGCTAAGATGAACAGGAGTTTAACAGTGTTTTGA
- the LOC139493077 gene encoding stabilizer of axonemal microtubules 4-like isoform X1: MGPLPQGSRNLHIKASQGPDINMMKFYITQNSTTYGRYHEKFKPRTGRHTGTGYSANFRPAVYYNQRLDQSDNPTLADICSKNYHTVTEIAYQPYKENSGREPLPGNVHQVGSGFVRQKPITFSKDADVKAVFIDTRAASAPANILPKSKPLLHRIQAKDPVELENEGYGPQYMLSETSKRFRGDQPDRMDVSMKTVGDPEGTGFTHAYNVEPITYYPGDPHKNDRPRWQTHRPTGITIMKTDFLRSEYPHGDEPLPNLASGSERGTGFTREKAKPLYVHRNPIDAYDRADDIPGLRLQRTKKSDPADYLNMTNPNNHSSITKDIFKGQQRPSQNEADRLERTGVGKQELSGYSENNDRFVAVNDDYRRFTTHYMTRFGPDPTPVGKDREGHTRGEIQRQKPDGFTKSTSVHSYGQDIHSTDTLRRLEPYVARSMKARDVFYDDHTHDAKMNRSLTVF, translated from the exons ATGGGTCCTTTACCACAAGGAAGTAGAAATCTCCATATCAAGGCCAGCCAAGGTCCAGATATAAACATGATGAAATTTTACATCACACAAAATTCTACCACTTATGGTAGATACCATGAAAAATTTAAACCAAGAACTGGCAGACATACTGGGACTGGTTACTCTGCCAACTTCCGACCTGCCGTATATTACAACCAACGTCTGGATCAATCTGATAACCCAACTCTAGC AGATATTTGTTCCAAGAACTACCACACTGTTACAGAGATTGCATACCAACCGTACAAGGAAAACAGTGGTAGAGAACCGTTACCTGGAAATGTCCATCAAGTGGGGTCAGGATTTGTACGACAGAAACCAATCACATTTTCTAAAGATGCTGAT GTAAAGGCAGTATTTATAGATACTAGGGCTGCCTCTGCACCAGCCAATATTCTGCCGAAATCTAAACCTTTATTGCATAGAATACAAGCAAAAGATCCGGTAGAATTAGAAAATGAGGGCTAT GGTCCTCAGTATATGTTATCAGAGACATCAAAGAGATTCAGGGGAGATCAACCAGATAGAA TGGATGTATCAATGAAGACTGTTGGTGACCCAGAGGGTACAGGATTTACACATGCCTATAATGTAGAACCCATCACATATTACCCAGGTGATCCACATAAAAATGATAGACCT AGATGGCAGACACACAGACCAACAGGGATTACTATAATGAAGACAGATTTCCTTAGATCAGAATATCCACAT gGAGATGAGCCATTACCAAACCTGGCTTCAGGGTCTGAGAGAGGGACAGGATTCACAAGAGAAAAAGCAAAACCATTGTATGTCCACAGAAATCCTATTGAT gcTTATGATAGAGCTGATGATATTCCTGGTCTCAGGTTACAGAGAACAAAGAAATCAGACCCAGCTGATTATCTGAATATGACAAATCCAAACAATCATTCCAG CATtacaaaagatatatttaaagGTCAACAAAGGCCAAGTCAGAATGAGGCTGATAGACTAGAGAGAACTGGTGTAGGGAAACAGGAGTTATCTGGATACAGTGAAAATAATGATAGATTTGTAGCTGTTAATGATGATTATAGACGATTTACAACACATTACATGACCAG GTTTGGTCCAGATCCCACACCTGTAGGTAAAGATCGTGAAGGTCATACTCGTGGAGAAATACAACGGCAAAAACCAGATGGATTTACTAAGAGTACATCTGTCCATTCTTATGGTCAAGATATACACAGCACAGATACTCTCAGAAGACTCGAGCCATATGTAGCAAG gAGTATGAAAGCCAGAGATGTGTTTTACGATGACCATACACATGATGCTAAGATGAACAGGAGTTTAACAGTGTTTTGA